The Microbacterium phyllosphaerae region TTCGGTGGCCAGCGCCGCATCCTGCGGGTTGAGGCCGGCTTCCGCGATGGCCGGGGGCAGGATCAGGTTGGCGTACGCCTCGGACTCCGACACGGCGCGGAGCACGTCGTATGCGACCCTCCTGGCCGGCTGCACAGTGCGCTGCGGGCCGCGCTGCTGCCCCTCTCCCCCGGACGCACCTCGTCGGCCGGACGCAGGATCGCGCCGCCCCTGCGAGCGGCCACGGGGGTCTCCGGTGCGGCGACGACGCTCGCCCTGCTCGCCGCTCATGCTCCGGCCCTCACATTCTCGGTGTCGCGCTGACCACGCCACCAGTCGACAGCGTTCATGGCGCCCTTCCCTGCGGGCTGCACCCGCGTGACCGACAGCGGTGCGGATCCGGTCCCGATGAGCAGCGCCGACTTGGTCGCGACGATCTCGCCGGGTTCCAGTTCCGCACCGTCATCTCCGGGCACCGCTGCGAGGATCTTGAGTCGCAGACCGTCGACCGTCGTGTGGGCGCCGGGCTCGGGTGTGACTCCGCGGAATCGCGCGAACACCGATCCGAGCGACTGCGCCCAGTCGAGCAGCCCGTCGTCGAGGGTGAGCTTCGGCGCGAGCGTCGGCTCGCCGCGCTGCGGCACCGATCGGGCGGTGCCGTCGGCGATCGACGCGACCACCTCCGACATCAGATCAGCACCGTCGACCGCGAGAGTCTCGAGCGCCGCATCGGCGGTCGCCTCCGGGGCGACGTCGACGACGCGCGTGGCGAAGACATCGCCCGCATCGAGCGCAGGAACGAGCTGGAAGACGCTCGCGCCCAGCTGCTCATCACCCGCGATCAGCGCTCTCTGCACCGGTGCGGCGCCTCGCCACTGCGGCAGGAGCGAGAAATGGAGGTTGATCCAACCCTTCGCCGGGGTGGAGAGCAGCGGCTCGCGGACCAAACCCCCGTACGCGACGATCACTCCCAGTTCGGCGCCGAGCGCGGCGATCGCGTCTGTCGCCTCCGCATCGAGCCGTGCGGCCTTGATCACCG contains the following coding sequences:
- the fmt gene encoding methionyl-tRNA formyltransferase; this translates as MRLVFAGTPSAAVPTLRRLATEHDVAAVVTRPDAPLGRKRVLTPSPVAQVATELGLPVIKAARLDAEATDAIAALGAELGVIVAYGGLVREPLLSTPAKGWINLHFSLLPQWRGAAPVQRALIAGDEQLGASVFQLVPALDAGDVFATRVVDVAPEATADAALETLAVDGADLMSEVVASIADGTARSVPQRGEPTLAPKLTLDDGLLDWAQSLGSVFARFRGVTPEPGAHTTVDGLRLKILAAVPGDDGAELEPGEIVATKSALLIGTGSAPLSVTRVQPAGKGAMNAVDWWRGQRDTENVRAGA